In a genomic window of Trichoderma atroviride chromosome 4, complete sequence:
- a CDS encoding uncharacterized protein (EggNog:ENOG41): protein MSTSDLPSSTSPTIILTNPNPPERIRTWTYSQPEWGNSLTVPEYLNREEYLLTIPLARNGGITNWILTDSAAAVDPDTAERPVLASCETLRKRALVRGKDGVVRDVWAHGIASVFTYSEFRGRGYASKMIELLRGYMAATQQESGEPAFSILFSDIGKEFYAKHGWMPLENTQIEYRVKESPVEFDASIIKLLGDEDLAALTERDEELIRREMALPNSSDASKTRVAVLPDIDTLQWHFYRQAFICNTAYGRKPTVHGALYTSPSTGSRVWGLFERNHYGGPNKPEKNVLSFLRFVVEDGNIIDKELSEAVVGIFRAAEKEAKDWECSKVEIWNPLVRVRKIVENATEFESIFVVRDAKNLASLNWFGEGNAEDLDWVVNERFEWC, encoded by the coding sequence ATGTCCACCTCAGACCTGCCCTCATCCACTTCGCCAACCATCATCCTCACCAACCCAAACCCTCCGGAACGCATCCGCACCTGGACCTACAGCCAGCCAGAATGGGGAAACAGCCTCACCGTGCCGGAATATCTCAACCGCGAGGAGTATCTGCTCACCATCCCGCTCGCCCGTAACGGCGGTATCACAAACTGGATCCTCACAgacagcgccgccgccgtcgaccCGGACACCGCTGAGCGCCCCGTGCTGGCCTCGTGTGAGACGCTGCGCAAGCGTGCCCTTGTGAGAGGCAAGGATGGGGTTGTCAGAGATGTCTGGGCTCACGGCATTGCCAGTGTCTTCACGTACAGCGAGTTTCGGGGCAGAGGATACGCCAGCAAGATGATTGAGCTGCTGAGGGGGTACATGGCGGCTACGCAGCAGGAGTCCGGCGAGCCAGCCttttccattctcttctctgatATCGGCAAAGAGTTTTATGCCAAGCACGGGTGGATGCCATTAGAGAATACCCAGATCGAGTACCGCGTAAAGGAAAGCCCCGTAGAGTTCGACGCATCCATTAtcaagctgcttggcgatgaGGACCTAGCCGCCCTGACTGagagagacgaagagctcATCCGCCGGGAGATGGCTCTTCCCAATTCCTCTGATGCGTCTAAAACCCGGGTCGCCGTCTTACCGGATATTGATACTCTGCAATGGCATTTCTACCGCCAGGCTTTCATCTGCAATACCGCTTACGGTCGCAAACCCACCGTCCATGGCGCCTTATACACTTCACCCTCGACCGGCTCTCGCGTCTGGGGCCTCTTTGAGCGGAACCACTACGGCGGCCCCAACAAGCCAGAGAAGAACGTTCTAAGTTTCCTGAGATTCGtcgttgaagatggcaataTTATTGACAAGGAGCTATCTGAAGCCGTTGTGGGAATCTTCCGCGCTGCTGaaaaagaggccaaggacTGGGAGTGCTCAAAGGTTGAGATCTGGAACCCTCTTGTCAGGGTTAGAAAGATTGTCGAGAATGCAACCGAGTTTGAAAGCATCTTTGTCGTGAGAGATGCCAAGAACTTGGCAAGCTTGAATTGGTTCGGCGAAGGGAATGCGGAAGACCTAGACTGGGTTGTCAACGAGCGATTTGAGTGGTGCTAG
- a CDS encoding uncharacterized protein (BUSCO:EOG092D172M), giving the protein MENAADQPKEPSKSALKKAEKQAKMAADKAAKAAKQAALPIVGGKKTDDIIGITVTKAENFPAWYQEVVLKGEMVEYYQEISGFFVLRPLSMHIWNVIRKWFQERIELMGVEETSFPMFLSSKSLEKEKDHVEGFAPELAWVTKAGDKDLEVPVAIRPTSEAVMYPYYSKWIRSHRDLPLRLNQWNSVVRWEAKQTTPFLRTREFLWQEGHTAHLTEELAGKEVLEILELYAGVYEQLLAVPVVRGRKTENEKFAGGYYTTTVEGYIPSNGRGIQGATSHCLGQNFSKMFDITVEDPANKGSHIHVWQNSWGLSTRVIGVMIMVHGDDKGLVLPPRIAKTQVVMIPVGINKSTTPEDRKKHEEQLDSIRDTLRKAGVRSESDWREGYTPAWKFNDWELRGVPLRIEFGPKDAAKEVVSWARRDTGEKGTIPIAEVATKVPELLETIQQDMYNKAEQSFREHRLQITKWEDVLPSLDKKNVVLIPFCGDGKCEDRLKELTTREDTQPDVPESQKLPSMGMKSLCIPFEQPEGVVAGETECLNPECQRKAQFWTMFGRSY; this is encoded by the exons ATGGAGAACGCCGCCGACCAGCCCAAGGAGCCCTCCAAGAGCGCcttgaagaaggccgagaagcaggccaagatggccgccgacaaagctgccaaggccgccaagcagGCAGCCCTTCCCATTGTGGGCGGAAAGAAGACCGACGATATCATTGGTATCACCGTCACCAAGGCAGAGAACTTCCCAGCATGGTATCAAGAGGTTGTCCTCAAGGGCGAGATGGTCGAGTACTACCAAGAAATCTCTGGCTTCTTTGTCCTGCGTCCTCTGTCAATGCATATATGGAATGTCATCCGAAAATGGTTCCAGGAGCGCATCGAGCTTATGGGTGTTGAGGAGACCAGCTTCCCCATGTTCCTGTCCTCCAAGTcactggagaaggagaaggatcaCGTCGAGGGCTTTGCCCCCGAATTGGCTTGGGTTACGAAAGC CGGTGACAAGGACCTCGAAGTTCCTGTCGCAATTCGTCCTACCTCCGAAGCCGTCATGTACCCTTACTATTCCAAGTGGATTCGTAGCCACCGAGATCTCCCTCTTCGATTGAACCAGTGGAACTCTGTTGTCCGGTGGGAGGCTAAGCAGACCACCCCTTTCCTTCGAACAAGAGAATTTCTCTGGCAGGAGGGCCACACTGCTCACCTGACCGAGGAGCTTGCTGGAAAGGAAGTTTTAGAGATTCTGGAGCTATATGCTGGCGTCTacgagcagcttctggctgTCCCCGTTGTCCGAGGACGCAAGACAGAGAATGAAAAGTTCGCCGGTGGTTACTACACCACTACCGTCGAGGGCTACATTCCTTCCAACGGACGCGGTATCCAGGGTGCCACCTCTCACTGCCTTGGTCAGAACTTTAGCAAGATGTTCGACATTACCGTTGAAGACCCTGCCAACAAGGGCTCGCACATCCACGTCTGGCAAAACTCTTGGGGTCTGTCTACCCGTGTCATTGGTGTCATGATCATGGTACACGGTGATGACAAGGGCCTTGTCCTCCCTCCCCGAATTGCCAAGACCCAAGTGGTCATGATCCCCGTCGGCATCAATAAGAGCACAACTCCTGAGGATCGCAAGAAGCACGAGGAGCAGCTTGATAGCATCAGGGATACCCTCAGGAAAGCTGGTGTCCGATCTGAGTCTGACTGGAGAGAGGGCTACACCCCTGCTTGGAAGTTCAACGACTGGGAGCTGAGGGGCGTTCCCCTCCGAATTGAGTTTGGACCCAAGGACGCCGCTAAGGAAGTTGTCAGCTGGGCCAGACGAGACACTGGCGAGAAGGGTACTATCCCTATTGCCGAGGTGGCCACCAAGGTTCCTGAGCTTCTGGAGACTATCCAGCAGGACATGTACAACAAGGCCGAGCAGTCCTTCCGAGAGCACCGCCTGCAGATCACCAAGTGGGAAGACGTTCTCCCCTCcctggacaagaagaatgtTGTTCTGATCCCCTTCTGTGGCGACGGCAAGTGTGAGGATCGTCTCAAGGAGCTTACGACCCGCGAAGATACCCAGCCCGATGTCCCTGAGAGTCAGAAGCTTCCCTCCATGGGCATGAAGAGTTTGTGTATTCCCTTTGAGCAGCCTGAGGGCGTTGTTGCCGGCGAGACTGAATGTCTTAACCCCGAGTGCCAGCGCAAGGCACAGTTCTGGACCATGTTTGGCAGAAGCTACTAA